A section of the Lepidochelys kempii isolate rLepKem1 chromosome 4, rLepKem1.hap2, whole genome shotgun sequence genome encodes:
- the UBE2K gene encoding ubiquitin-conjugating enzyme E2 K isoform X5, with protein sequence MTLRTVLLSLQALLAAAEPDDPQDAVVANQYKQNPEMFKQTARLWAHVYAGAPVSSPEYTKKIENLCAMGFDRNAVIVALSSKSWDVETATELLLSN encoded by the exons ATGACTCTAAGGACAGTGTTGTTATCATTGCAAGCACTGTTGGCAGCTGCAGAACCAGACGATCCACAAGATGCAGTAGTGGCAAATCAG tacaaacaaaacccagaaatGTTCAAACAGACAGCTCGACTTTGGGCACATGTGTATGCTGGAGCACCAGTTTCTAGTCCAGAATACACCAAAAAAATAGAAAACCTTTGTGCTATGGGCTTTGATAGG aatGCAGTAATAGTGGCCTTGTCTTCAAAATCATGGGATGTAGAGACTGCAACAGAATTACTTCTGAGTAACTGA